One window from the genome of Commensalibacter oyaizuii encodes:
- the rimP gene encoding ribosome maturation factor RimP — MDSIELTDELTDNRIENRVAALIEPTLVDMGYELVRIMILGKLAPTLQIMVDRADGSLINVEDCEQISHAVSAILDVHDPIEGAWTLEVSSAGIDRPLVRVKDWNRFSGHLAKAETMIPVEGRRRFSGIVLGADEHVARLRLDDGSEVALPFAEIRKAKLVLTDALIDACQQMKDGAVSVEDIDDSSDQDNTSQPKKSGKQKRYKTH, encoded by the coding sequence TTGGATTCAATAGAACTTACAGATGAACTAACTGATAACCGTATCGAAAATCGCGTGGCAGCTTTAATTGAACCTACTTTGGTCGATATGGGATATGAGCTAGTCAGAATAATGATTTTAGGAAAATTAGCACCGACTCTACAGATTATGGTTGATCGTGCTGACGGTTCCTTGATTAATGTTGAAGATTGTGAACAGATCAGTCATGCGGTTAGTGCGATCTTAGATGTGCATGATCCTATCGAGGGGGCTTGGACATTGGAAGTTTCATCCGCAGGAATAGACCGTCCGCTAGTGCGGGTAAAAGATTGGAATCGCTTCTCGGGTCACTTGGCCAAGGCAGAAACAATGATTCCTGTTGAGGGCAGAAGACGTTTTTCCGGAATTGTTTTAGGTGCAGATGAACACGTTGCACGCTTGCGTCTAGATGATGGCAGTGAGGTCGCTTTACCTTTTGCTGAAATACGCAAGGCCAAATTAGTATTGACTGATGCATTGATTGATGCTTGTCAACAAATGAAGGACGGGGCCGTATCTGTTGAAGATATAGATGATTCTTCTGATCAAGATAATACAAGCCAGCCTAAAAAGTCTGGTAAACAAAAACGCTATAAAACACATTGA
- a CDS encoding glycerol dehydrogenase, which produces MMQKTPRTVTSPKKFIIGSNLLGQLHEYIKDFGTNAVLLCDEFILDRVKKEALPNVQLSGLSGVAEQFQYECTDAEIKRIIAVIEKQSANIIVGIGGGKTLDTAKAVAYYKKIPVIIVPTIASTDAPCTALAVIYKKNGEFDRYLFLPQNPDVVIADTSIICQAPARFFAAGVGDALATYFEARACYAVDGINLVLKKPSRTGLGLAQLCYQVLQENVACAMDAVRNQIVTPALEQVIEATIYLSGVGAEAGGLAAAHAINNGMSAVADLHKAQHGEKVAFGLLVQLVLENAPQHEIEAVVDIIKTVGLPLTLKDMGLTKFVEAEWRKVAEIACDPEDTMGNMPKKVTVEEVYAAIVAANSLAERYCAKGC; this is translated from the coding sequence ATGATGCAAAAAACACCTCGTACAGTAACGTCGCCGAAAAAATTTATTATAGGCAGCAATCTTTTGGGACAGTTGCATGAATATATCAAAGATTTTGGTACAAATGCCGTTTTGTTATGTGACGAGTTTATATTGGATCGTGTTAAAAAAGAGGCGTTACCAAATGTGCAATTATCAGGATTATCTGGTGTTGCGGAGCAATTTCAATATGAATGCACAGACGCAGAAATAAAGCGGATCATTGCAGTAATAGAAAAACAGTCTGCCAATATTATTGTTGGTATTGGTGGGGGAAAAACGTTAGATACAGCCAAAGCCGTAGCCTATTATAAAAAAATCCCTGTTATTATTGTTCCAACAATTGCATCAACGGATGCACCGTGTACGGCCTTGGCGGTAATTTACAAAAAAAACGGTGAATTTGATCGTTATTTATTTTTACCGCAAAATCCTGATGTTGTGATTGCAGATACATCAATTATTTGTCAGGCACCTGCACGTTTTTTTGCCGCAGGGGTGGGGGACGCATTGGCAACGTATTTTGAAGCGCGGGCATGTTACGCGGTTGATGGGATTAATTTGGTTTTAAAAAAACCATCCAGGACGGGATTGGGATTGGCTCAATTGTGTTATCAGGTATTACAAGAAAATGTTGCTTGTGCCATGGATGCGGTTCGTAATCAAATCGTTACCCCTGCGTTGGAACAAGTGATAGAAGCAACCATTTATTTAAGTGGTGTCGGTGCAGAGGCAGGTGGTTTGGCTGCAGCTCATGCAATTAATAATGGCATGTCCGCAGTTGCTGATTTGCATAAGGCACAACACGGGGAAAAAGTAGCGTTCGGATTGTTGGTACAATTGGTTTTAGAAAATGCACCGCAACATGAAATTGAAGCCGTTGTTGATATTATTAAAACTGTAGGGTTACCCTTAACTTTAAAAGATATGGGACTAACTAAATTTGTTGAGGCAGAGTGGCGAAAAGTTGCAGAAATTGCTTGTGACCCCGAGGATACGATGGGAAATATGCCCAAAAAGGTGACGGTTGAGGAGGTTTATGCCGCCATAGTTGCTGCGAACAGCTTGGCAGAACGGTATTGTGCAAAGGGATGCTAA
- the nusA gene encoding transcription termination factor NusA: MDTSVSRPELLLVADAVAREKAISRDEVLEAMEQAIQKAGRAKYGHEKDIRAIIDRKTGEVRLSRWTEVVEEVENEDSQIPHYIAVKIQPNIKVGEYIIDPLPPIDFGRIAAQTAKQVIVQRVREFERNRQYEDFKDRVGEIVNGTVKRTEYGNLLVEIGSSEALLRRDELIPRENFRNSERVRAYIYDVRKETRGPQIFLSRTHPAFLAKLFAQEVPEIYDGIIEIKAVARDPGSRAKMAVTSKDAAIDPVGACVGVRGSRVQAVVQELQGEKIDIIPWSGQAATFVVNALAPAEVTKVVMDEEAGRVEVVVPDDQLSLAIGRRGQNVRLASQLTRWDIDILTETEESDRRQEEFRSRTAVFVNDLDVDDVIAGLLVTEGFHSIEDLAFSSPEELAEIDGFDENLGQELFQRAEEFLAKQQDSLNLKRQELGVADEIVDLDCFTPQMLVLLGEKGVKTLDDLADLASDELIEILGVDSLDEETANAIIMRAREHWFEEGENQDSQEN; this comes from the coding sequence ATGGATACGTCTGTTTCTCGTCCTGAGTTATTATTGGTTGCAGATGCGGTTGCGCGTGAAAAAGCGATTAGCCGTGATGAAGTTCTCGAAGCAATGGAGCAGGCCATTCAAAAAGCGGGTCGCGCTAAGTATGGTCATGAAAAAGATATTCGTGCAATCATTGATCGTAAAACGGGCGAGGTTCGCCTGTCTCGTTGGACTGAAGTCGTTGAAGAGGTTGAAAACGAAGATTCTCAGATCCCTCATTATATTGCGGTTAAAATTCAGCCTAATATCAAAGTTGGTGAGTATATTATTGATCCATTACCTCCAATTGATTTTGGCCGAATCGCAGCCCAGACAGCTAAACAAGTTATTGTTCAACGCGTGCGTGAGTTCGAACGTAATCGTCAATATGAAGATTTCAAAGATCGTGTTGGTGAAATTGTCAACGGAACAGTCAAGCGTACAGAATATGGCAACTTACTGGTTGAAATCGGAAGCTCCGAAGCATTATTACGCCGGGACGAGTTGATTCCAAGAGAAAATTTCCGCAACTCAGAACGTGTTCGAGCTTATATCTACGATGTAAGGAAAGAGACTCGCGGGCCACAAATTTTCTTGTCTCGAACTCATCCTGCATTTTTAGCGAAATTGTTTGCTCAGGAAGTTCCTGAAATTTACGATGGTATTATCGAGATTAAGGCTGTTGCCAGAGACCCTGGGTCTCGTGCAAAAATGGCTGTAACTTCAAAAGATGCTGCAATTGATCCTGTGGGTGCTTGTGTTGGTGTGCGTGGATCTCGCGTTCAAGCCGTAGTGCAAGAGCTACAGGGGGAAAAGATCGATATCATCCCTTGGAGTGGTCAGGCTGCGACCTTTGTTGTTAATGCATTGGCGCCAGCAGAAGTTACCAAAGTCGTTATGGATGAAGAGGCTGGTCGGGTTGAAGTTGTTGTGCCTGATGACCAACTCAGCCTTGCCATAGGTCGTCGAGGGCAAAATGTAAGGCTTGCCAGTCAGTTGACCCGTTGGGATATTGATATATTAACAGAAACCGAAGAATCTGATCGTCGGCAAGAAGAATTTCGCAGTCGAACTGCCGTCTTTGTTAATGATCTGGACGTGGATGATGTTATTGCTGGTCTATTGGTTACAGAAGGCTTTCATAGCATAGAAGATCTTGCCTTTTCATCACCAGAGGAATTAGCGGAAATCGACGGGTTTGATGAAAATCTTGGGCAAGAACTGTTCCAACGTGCAGAAGAATTTCTGGCAAAGCAGCAGGATTCTTTGAATCTAAAGCGTCAAGAATTAGGGGTTGCCGATGAAATCGTTGATCTAGATTGCTTTACGCCACAAATGTTGGTGTTATTAGGAGAGAAGGGTGTTAAAACACTTGATGATCTTGCTGATTTGGCCAGTGACGAATTAATTGAAATATTAGGTGTGGATTCCTTGGATGAAGAAACAGCGAACGCAATTATTATGCGTGCCCGCGAGCATTGGTTCGAAGAAGGTGAAAATCAAGATTCTCAAGAAAATTAG
- the acnA gene encoding aconitate hydratase AcnA, with protein MKLVGQDSLNTCRPLEVDGKTYHYFSLSEAEKTLGSFRRLPNTLKVLLENVLRFENGQSFTVENAKAIAAWLKNRHSDSEVPFRPARILMQDFTGVPAVVDLAAMRDGMINLKGDPQKVNPLIPVNLVIDHSVMVDYAGSSTALQNNISLEFERNAERYAFLRWGQEAFKGFSVVPPDTGICHQVNLEHIAKVVWTNEEDGKNYAYPDTLYGTDSHTTMINGLGVLGWGVGGIEAEAAMLGQPITMLIPDVIGFRLTGKLAAGVTATDLVLTVTEMLRKKGVVGKFVEFYGPALDHLPLYTRATIANMAPEYGATCGFFPVDKQALDYLRLTGRDEHQIKLVEAYLKAQGMFRDGSAEEPEFTDILELDISQVVPSISGPRRPQDRISLNDAKSVFEKELVGGFNVPTADADKSYPVANADYQLEHGSVVIAAITSCTNTSNAEVMMAAGLLAKKAHALGLTRKPWVKTSLAPGSKVATEYLQKAGLTDALNALGFNIVGYGCTTCIGNSGPLAPEIVDTIENNKLVASAVLSGNRNFEGRISPNVRANYLASPPLVVAYAILGTLRKDITKDPLGVSKEGKEIYLKDIWPSEQEIADAMASAISKEEFKKGYSQVSTGPAEWQALEVATGSQTYAWAPDSTYVRNPPYFEGMGKEAPAKRPDIKGARILALLGDNVTTDHISPAGSIRKDSPAGRYLTEHGVKVNDFNSYGSRRGNHEVMMRGTFANIRIKNEMVPGVEGGYSKHYPDGKEGAIYDVAMQYQQEKTPLIVFGGKEYGMGSSRDWAAKGTNLLGVAAVIAESFERIHRSNLVGMGVLPLLFEEGTTRKTLNLKGDEKIDILGVETLKPRQKLTMRIHRADGSTQEVPLVCRVDTLEEVEYYRHGGILPYVLRLMAQ; from the coding sequence ATGAAACTCGTTGGCCAGGATAGTTTAAATACTTGCCGCCCTTTGGAGGTTGATGGAAAAACCTATCACTATTTTTCCCTATCAGAAGCCGAAAAAACACTAGGGTCTTTTCGTCGTTTACCTAATACATTAAAAGTATTATTAGAGAACGTATTACGTTTTGAAAATGGTCAATCTTTTACAGTCGAGAATGCTAAGGCAATTGCCGCATGGTTGAAAAACCGTCATAGTGATTCTGAGGTTCCCTTCCGTCCAGCCCGTATTTTAATGCAGGATTTCACTGGGGTGCCTGCCGTTGTTGATTTGGCTGCGATGCGTGATGGGATGATTAATTTAAAAGGTGATCCCCAAAAGGTTAATCCACTAATTCCTGTTAATTTGGTAATTGATCACTCTGTTATGGTGGACTATGCGGGGTCTTCCACAGCATTACAAAATAATATTAGTTTAGAATTTGAGCGCAACGCAGAGCGTTATGCGTTTTTACGGTGGGGACAAGAAGCATTTAAAGGATTTTCAGTAGTTCCCCCCGATACAGGTATTTGCCATCAGGTTAATCTGGAGCATATTGCCAAAGTAGTTTGGACAAACGAGGAAGACGGTAAAAATTATGCTTATCCAGATACCTTGTATGGAACAGATTCCCACACAACCATGATTAATGGTTTGGGTGTTTTGGGTTGGGGTGTAGGCGGTATTGAGGCCGAAGCAGCAATGTTAGGCCAACCGATTACCATGTTAATTCCCGATGTGATTGGATTTAGATTAACTGGTAAGCTGGCCGCTGGTGTCACAGCAACTGACTTAGTGTTAACTGTCACTGAAATGCTGCGTAAAAAAGGGGTTGTTGGTAAATTTGTTGAATTTTATGGTCCTGCCTTGGATCATTTGCCATTATACACCCGCGCAACGATTGCAAATATGGCCCCTGAATACGGGGCAACTTGTGGCTTTTTCCCTGTTGACAAACAAGCTTTGGATTATTTGCGCTTAACGGGTCGTGACGAACACCAAATCAAATTGGTTGAAGCTTATCTAAAAGCACAAGGAATGTTCCGTGATGGTAGTGCAGAAGAACCAGAATTTACCGATATTTTAGAATTAGATATTAGTCAGGTTGTTCCATCAATTTCTGGGCCTCGTCGTCCACAAGATCGTATTTCGTTAAATGATGCTAAATCTGTGTTTGAAAAAGAATTAGTGGGCGGTTTTAATGTTCCCACCGCAGATGCGGATAAATCTTATCCTGTGGCAAATGCTGATTATCAATTGGAACATGGTTCTGTGGTAATTGCTGCGATTACGTCTTGCACGAATACATCTAATGCCGAAGTGATGATGGCTGCTGGGTTATTGGCAAAAAAAGCGCATGCCCTTGGGTTGACGCGTAAGCCTTGGGTAAAAACTTCTTTGGCTCCTGGGTCAAAAGTGGCGACCGAATATTTACAAAAAGCAGGACTGACCGATGCTTTAAATGCATTGGGTTTTAATATCGTTGGATATGGTTGTACAACCTGTATTGGAAATTCTGGTCCGTTGGCACCAGAAATTGTTGATACAATTGAGAATAACAAATTGGTTGCATCGGCAGTATTATCAGGTAACCGTAATTTTGAAGGCCGTATTTCTCCCAACGTGCGTGCAAACTACTTGGCCAGCCCACCTCTGGTCGTGGCGTATGCCATTTTGGGAACACTGCGCAAAGACATCACCAAAGATCCGTTAGGGGTCTCCAAAGAGGGTAAAGAGATTTATCTAAAAGATATTTGGCCTTCAGAACAAGAGATTGCTGATGCAATGGCCTCTGCAATTTCTAAGGAAGAGTTTAAAAAAGGATACAGCCAAGTTTCAACAGGTCCCGCGGAATGGCAAGCATTAGAAGTAGCCACTGGCTCTCAGACGTATGCTTGGGCACCCGATTCCACATATGTTCGTAATCCTCCTTATTTTGAGGGCATGGGTAAAGAAGCCCCTGCCAAACGTCCCGATATCAAAGGGGCCAGAATATTGGCACTACTTGGCGATAACGTCACAACCGATCATATTTCCCCCGCAGGTTCTATTCGCAAGGATTCTCCCGCAGGGCGTTATTTGACTGAACATGGGGTAAAGGTAAACGACTTTAACTCTTATGGTTCGCGTCGGGGTAATCATGAAGTAATGATGCGCGGTACATTTGCGAATATCCGTATAAAAAACGAAATGGTTCCTGGTGTTGAGGGTGGATACAGTAAACATTATCCTGACGGTAAAGAAGGGGCCATTTACGACGTTGCAATGCAATATCAACAAGAAAAAACTCCATTGATCGTCTTTGGGGGTAAAGAATACGGTATGGGTTCATCGCGTGATTGGGCTGCCAAAGGTACTAACCTATTGGGGGTTGCGGCGGTAATTGCAGAAAGCTTTGAACGTATTCATCGCTCTAATTTGGTTGGTATGGGTGTTTTACCATTATTATTTGAGGAAGGGACAACCCGCAAAACCTTGAATTTAAAAGGCGATGAAAAAATTGATATTCTTGGTGTTGAAACTTTAAAACCACGCCAAAAATTGACAATGCGTATTCATCGTGCAGACGGCTCGACCCAAGAAGTACCATTGGTATGTCGTGTAGATACTCTAGAGGAAGTTGAGTATTATCGTCACGGGGGTATTTTGCCTTATGTTCTTCGATTAATGGCGCAATAA
- a CDS encoding glycosyltransferase — MYTIQNLVFPKTSINAPKGLYYMTENGIAYPDKDEVSLIIPKNTITSLGTYFNYFSLRTWHSYCDLKDLSFKIEGSGEFILTLYISKLEVASEVILEEHISLNQSEAHVKIPYEKLDNGILFFKITTKTDCTIQSGCFYTKSKPLNDVKLGIVITHFNRKQYVLPAIERIRSQLLSHSEFKDHIELIVVDNSKNITAEESKGVTVIPNENYGGSGGFTRGLLHLKDNGFTHCLFMDDDASCEIESIIKTFRLLQYSKTPKLAISGSMLYEEHPEILHEKGAVFKELVFRPLYHGLNMMDFHHLQITDLGFEKPDYGAWWLFAFNISDVKNYPFPFFVKGDDMLFSFMNDFNIITVNGIAVWGENFSYKDGPFAKYLSIRANYVICLLATHTPLKKYIKNYLNLIKLALFSFNYDSARATSLGLKDVMEGPDFWSRNMSFASISKRVSHLTFEEKMKKLDMSGLGLKFLPFHESKLNRVIRMLTLNSFLLPKFLIKSDIVYNNKAFHGVFRQLFRAKQVVYYSNRYDTGYIARYDRKRFFEELAYSFKIMYQFIRCFHVLKKQYRKVAPKFMTEQFWRNVYKDTKK, encoded by the coding sequence ATGTATACAATACAAAATTTAGTCTTTCCAAAAACGTCTATAAATGCTCCTAAAGGTTTATATTATATGACAGAAAATGGTATTGCTTATCCTGACAAGGATGAAGTTAGTCTTATAATACCTAAAAATACTATTACATCTTTAGGAACATATTTTAATTATTTTTCGCTAAGAACATGGCATTCATATTGTGATTTAAAAGATTTGTCCTTCAAGATCGAAGGTAGTGGTGAGTTTATACTTACTTTATATATATCCAAACTTGAAGTTGCTTCTGAGGTTATTCTTGAAGAACATATATCATTAAATCAATCAGAAGCACATGTTAAAATACCTTACGAAAAACTTGATAATGGTATTTTGTTCTTTAAAATTACTACTAAAACGGATTGCACAATACAATCTGGATGTTTTTATACTAAATCTAAGCCACTTAATGATGTAAAACTAGGTATAGTAATTACACACTTTAATCGTAAGCAATACGTTTTACCTGCAATTGAAAGAATAAGATCACAGTTACTATCTCATTCTGAGTTTAAAGACCATATTGAATTAATTGTTGTTGACAATTCGAAAAATATTACTGCCGAAGAAAGTAAAGGAGTTACTGTAATTCCTAACGAAAATTATGGGGGATCTGGCGGCTTTACAAGAGGACTGTTACATTTAAAAGATAACGGTTTTACACATTGTTTATTTATGGATGATGATGCAAGCTGTGAAATTGAATCAATTATAAAAACATTTCGATTATTACAATACTCTAAAACACCTAAATTAGCGATATCAGGGTCAATGTTGTATGAAGAGCATCCCGAAATATTACATGAAAAAGGTGCTGTATTTAAAGAGCTTGTTTTTAGACCATTGTATCATGGTTTAAATATGATGGATTTTCATCATTTACAAATAACAGATTTAGGATTTGAAAAACCTGATTATGGTGCATGGTGGCTTTTTGCATTTAATATTTCAGATGTAAAAAACTATCCATTTCCTTTCTTTGTTAAAGGAGACGACATGTTATTTAGTTTTATGAATGATTTTAATATCATTACTGTTAATGGCATTGCTGTTTGGGGAGAAAATTTCAGTTATAAGGACGGCCCTTTTGCAAAATATCTGTCAATTCGTGCTAATTATGTTATTTGTTTGTTGGCGACTCACACCCCTTTAAAGAAATATATTAAGAACTATTTAAATTTAATCAAACTAGCTCTTTTTTCCTTTAACTATGATAGTGCGAGGGCCACAAGTCTTGGGCTTAAGGATGTCATGGAAGGGCCAGATTTTTGGTCTAGAAATATGTCTTTTGCTAGTATATCAAAGCGGGTTTCTCATTTGACTTTTGAAGAAAAAATGAAGAAATTAGATATGTCTGGATTAGGGTTAAAATTCTTACCTTTTCATGAAAGTAAACTTAACAGAGTTATAAGAATGTTAACTCTAAATAGTTTTTTGTTACCCAAATTTTTAATTAAATCAGATATTGTTTATAACAACAAAGCCTTTCATGGGGTTTTTCGTCAGTTATTCAGAGCAAAACAAGTTGTATATTATTCAAATCGATATGATACTGGATATATTGCTCGATATGATCGTAAAAGATTCTTTGAAGAATTGGCCTACAGTTTTAAGATTATGTATCAATTTATAAGATGTTTTCATGTATTAAAAAAGCAGTATCGTAAAGTGGCTCCTAAATTTATGACAGAACAATTTTGGAGAAATGTCTACAAAGATACGAAAAAATAA
- a CDS encoding copper resistance protein CopC has translation MKIVKKFFLIAALLMGAGIYTNAASALGLTSSLPKINQVVHAGNQQIILKYDNEFNPFRSRILLVDASGMPTLIPATTTMDYKEVKATYPLKARKYKLQWEVWTWKGDKSSGEIPFTVQ, from the coding sequence ATGAAAATAGTTAAAAAATTTTTTTTGATTGCTGCCTTGTTGATGGGAGCAGGAATATATACCAACGCTGCTAGTGCATTGGGGTTAACAAGTTCTCTTCCAAAAATTAATCAAGTAGTGCACGCAGGAAATCAACAAATTATTTTAAAATATGATAATGAATTTAATCCCTTTCGCAGTCGCATATTATTGGTGGATGCGTCAGGAATGCCGACATTAATTCCTGCAACGACAACTATGGATTATAAAGAGGTTAAGGCTACCTATCCTTTAAAAGCTAGAAAATATAAGTTGCAATGGGAGGTGTGGACATGGAAAGGCGATAAAAGCTCAGGTGAAATCCCGTTTACAGTTCAGTAA
- the ccmB gene encoding heme exporter protein CcmB, whose translation MSIFFHLIGRELRLSLRYGTDSLGTILFFVLTASLFPLALGPEPQLLQQIAPGILWVCSLLSALLPLERQFNHEYEDGSLDQLLLLGIPAFGIALAKITGHWLTTGLPLLFSSVPLALMFNFPYHAIPIFTASLFIGTACLSLIGGMTTCISLGARRNAFLLPLLTFPLLTPILIFGTMITDAQLHNLDFVPHFELLGACFAIALPLCPLVAGVGLTLAAE comes from the coding sequence ATGTCTATTTTTTTTCATCTTATTGGTCGAGAATTAAGATTATCCTTACGGTATGGCACAGACAGTTTAGGAACAATTTTATTTTTTGTATTAACTGCCTCACTGTTCCCTTTAGCATTGGGCCCTGAACCACAACTATTACAACAAATAGCCCCTGGTATTTTATGGGTTTGCAGCCTTCTGTCAGCATTATTACCTCTGGAACGACAATTTAACCACGAATATGAAGACGGATCCCTTGATCAATTACTGTTACTGGGTATTCCGGCTTTTGGTATTGCTTTGGCCAAAATAACGGGCCATTGGCTAACCACTGGGTTACCTTTACTTTTTTCCAGTGTTCCTTTGGCGCTAATGTTTAACTTTCCTTATCATGCTATCCCTATATTCACAGCGAGCCTGTTCATTGGTACGGCCTGCTTATCTTTAATTGGTGGAATGACAACTTGCATTTCCTTGGGTGCAAGGCGTAATGCCTTTTTATTACCTTTGCTGACCTTCCCACTTCTGACTCCTATTCTGATATTTGGTACAATGATTACAGATGCCCAATTACACAATCTTGATTTTGTCCCACATTTTGAATTATTGGGGGCATGTTTTGCTATAGCTTTGCCCTTATGCCCACTTGTTGCTGGTGTAGGTCTGACGCTGGCAGCGGAATAA
- the ccmA gene encoding heme ABC exporter ATP-binding protein CcmA, translated as MQLSAFRGEKLVLKNVNFTLNSGESLIIQGPNGAGKSTLLRILAGFKKIDSGEILWNHENIFDNLIQHTQNVAWLSHQDSLKPALTVRENLSLVSHIYKTDLRDALQTVNLSSIIDLPARMLSAGQKRRVAIARILLKPARLWLLDEPSVGLDQQTMEILAEIFNQFKSENGMIITTTHVPLPLPNSQYLQLTPSSIVKAPF; from the coding sequence ATACAACTGTCTGCTTTTCGAGGGGAAAAACTTGTTTTAAAAAACGTTAATTTTACCCTTAATTCTGGAGAATCCCTGATTATTCAAGGTCCCAACGGTGCAGGAAAAAGCACGTTATTACGCATATTGGCAGGGTTCAAGAAAATCGACTCTGGTGAAATTTTATGGAATCATGAAAATATTTTTGATAATCTGATCCAACATACTCAAAATGTTGCTTGGTTAAGTCATCAAGATTCCCTTAAACCTGCCTTAACTGTTCGAGAGAATCTTTCTTTAGTCAGCCATATTTATAAAACCGACCTACGTGATGCTCTTCAAACAGTCAATTTATCCTCTATAATTGATCTTCCTGCACGTATGTTATCAGCTGGGCAAAAAAGACGCGTTGCAATTGCCCGTATATTATTAAAGCCCGCAAGATTATGGTTGCTGGACGAGCCTTCTGTTGGGCTGGACCAACAAACCATGGAAATTTTGGCAGAGATTTTCAATCAATTTAAATCAGAAAATGGAATGATTATTACCACCACCCATGTGCCATTGCCTTTACCAAACAGTCAATATTTACAGCTAACCCCTTCATCGATTGTCAAAGCACCTTTCTAA
- a CDS encoding RNA-binding protein yields the protein MVNKSDESKQQQRCCLVTREKGNPEGLIRFVISPDNVVVPDLTERLPGRGMWLKADQNVLHMAIERRVFSRAAQCQVEVPENLSSMIINGLQCRIKNSLGLARRAGQVTFGFEKVREKISQNVVGLIIQATNGSEEERKRLLSGAKHLPNIAIFTAKELGILFGREYVVHAAIHTGSFVYRILCDNRRLAGFIN from the coding sequence ATGGTTAACAAATCTGACGAATCAAAACAACAACAGCGTTGCTGTTTGGTTACAAGAGAAAAAGGAAATCCAGAAGGATTGATCCGTTTTGTCATATCACCCGACAATGTGGTGGTCCCTGATTTGACAGAACGGCTTCCTGGGCGAGGAATGTGGTTGAAAGCTGATCAAAATGTGCTACATATGGCAATAGAACGTCGTGTTTTTTCACGTGCGGCACAGTGCCAGGTAGAGGTTCCAGAAAATCTATCATCAATGATTATTAATGGATTGCAATGCAGGATTAAAAATTCATTGGGTCTTGCAAGGCGTGCTGGGCAGGTTACATTTGGTTTTGAAAAAGTAAGGGAAAAGATCTCTCAGAATGTTGTTGGGTTGATTATACAAGCTACAAATGGTAGTGAAGAAGAAAGAAAACGTTTGCTATCAGGGGCTAAGCATTTGCCTAATATAGCAATTTTTACGGCTAAAGAATTAGGAATATTATTTGGCCGAGAGTATGTGGTTCATGCAGCCATTCATACAGGTTCGTTTGTTTATCGTATTTTATGTGATAACAGACGATTAGCAGGGTTTATCAATTAA